One window from the genome of Plasmodium berghei ANKA genome assembly, chromosome: 3 encodes:
- a CDS encoding 6-cysteine protein P230 — protein sequence MRKPILIVYLFFSYFFLYIFAKKNDINYGDIGIEQPYCSFMFLEKNILGDKTKWCSKIFNIWKCQNDIIKIFINKKKSYKNTKSIFKIYCHNNDSPKLIRKLLNQFYNFVYEFVYGKSIKYPSCINSIGFEWHLPNADRQIYEWKMVHKKNGINSCENLHLNNTLWNSYYTFRKMRRLDEPEDDSEYDEDDEDDEDDEDDEKPGAESDVEPSVGSDEEPYEESDEVIENDINIDQINETYELAIDKNIFVEGRKGNFTGDNTNNDYVCDFRKHIKVSESKESEKVCELKIVKPIANINIICPTKDLGNGEFENITYFPKRAPYIVLELTKKTEKESQTKLKEKKIADLLYGTIIPKIHNGKNNNFNRGSIRFILPPIVVKPTTFYIICDNSRSKKNSFRGKKGIVKIHVAPYGNIEKGCNYSKNKNHLFGININNYEKEKQIDEIENRKGNLPCFFQLNAGEAGGIIFPENYKSSTCFEEVVEYNPNKNWNRKKKEINELINGAIVYKSDIKYKYFNAIYIGIPTSYRKSLHIFCNITTTDNSFHMVYLSINQEINISVFDLFESFIRLNKMTEVAQKVDQKNEYICDFTKRLDAPHDNNENNKKVIICRKKLKEFDIFRLKCDFNKTKNKNIGMIPGSLKENQHVLKLDLDVQFLLLKLYMKLNSKLYKYVHEYPPLFIFPLNIISKLELKKNIIFKNHKYGKYFNESPNKNGLLVNLLTYLNSLDVLSMNTEIESINIDVNDSDQNIVDISFQVPAYIYNTNPYYFVFGCNNTRDNGKIGIVELIISKNEEMIKGCNFNSDAIEHFSNNMRPDETECKIDAYPNDIIGFICPKKQNFVSSKHVLDIDADTDADLENVDVNPNDCFDSINIDSTKKYIVNELPGAQTYRNKSRNMPRYFKVPYHNNELDVIFQCSCVMGSKTNKIIVTVKALNGQIPKKYEKSEIKSSPSIVDGPVRACPHKQSIEPKLIKWNNKDTETIDSCKIDVNRFYSYAQLACPNNNFSMHSNIQLTYNILKPNKIDEYKTFNESELNNLIPHSEILVDVVESNNDINVDTYNLYLFFPYYIKENYEINVLCDNTNTTYESKKGGKYIYNIKIPKREKKVKGCNFNSNKKSEMFENGEIIKLDENTNTCKIDAKPKDVIAFECPPETIKITNCFKDAIIDNKLTNISTILQLNNNISSWTYGHKTSYLEVPAVIDADATLTCICVDLKKIYDIKSVFSPKFLNEIYKKLGIANGIYTKPILSHKSIKYNSKFFEKYKENKIGNFFDFIKNTKIAEPDSDPQNIIENLFIENFDKYTSNIKQDEYYLDKYSVLNGFDVWENTYDKVLEETIIKDIESFEKRNFKIYTLEVSLKSSKLVKPIKLADNKYVCDFSKNNLIVPEKEIGNIPKDVNCYTILSPLDTLYVKCPTIKSKYSEAEREIEDEDDEYEKEVIELIDRLDVPEIESDVETDPNVLLDKEKYTKYFNKLTLKPKSFFSSVTNYLYDVEEKTETVLKGAIFTEMKVLKKSNPYISYASIIIPPFIESNEILKVECDNTRYKEGGNIAGYNGIAYIELSKHKSKIKGCDFTQHESTILTKGTNSVEKDETCNIDVYSNEPFGIMCSSSYSLEPKNCFYKIYDKINNVKNFKELIPNATILSLTNSKQVVAYAKVPSDYMYKLKFSCKCKGKYNKEKTVNILLNNGELEYDDLNIVNSIKANNINLCNFFENNELSLLNTPNKIVLCEINPDLFSEVIALFPILGEENSEQPKYKKYNTTPELEVDSNIKFIGDDKIKHTLSSILKGVIGNRIFNFKKIKQTVDGQTKGIGFSFIVPPVLENINLKFQINEKTDVESVLKPRGLIYIFIKKNVDPNILKVCDFTSGKINLIGSNVHNLEKKCNINIRGGDIFGIICPKGFTLFPKGCFSSVILEYYNNSNHEKYENIMNTKNYMNSVQEIIYNPKPKEIKELLDEGYNDLEDMENFSNFSNITEILNFKNYNMGNMKWDYNKYRSSSYAQVPETFDTILKFSCSCYNPQNEISGLMTVQSENIDLANKKTDQTIYENNIILPYKNKVNKNLEAVSINKNNYYDNQNDEYFYKPDSIIEKSNHYICDYSDEFFFNFVEKKIKRNICKINANKFDIITVKCPYTKNVNSQKIEKEQDVSTNIENEIIIYFDDTEYITYFNETDKTVSLKDIYLKKFYGRAKEELQELNILSINPENNNIYYPKNILNDVIINNQIVKLQSALPGVIFLNNKTDDKDENNQLQTDGESTFIIPPFIKKDFHFQVICGKYITENSKESISLGIVYINISANLNQINGCDFINPENSSDSIFIHKKNETNNLICEIELVPNRIVGINCPNKKLKPENCFSQMYYINESEFNGSIELLNDSTNKVDITNLIKNTVSINNIKRSNNTYSYLILPNYIDLDANIDKLFICTCNDKYIAKIKTDPESIKAENKHKTETRYCEYDYINKISRCNIMEGMETNVSDINSAVITYYSSLSRWDRLIIKYPTSNKFLFESSFVNPFNLKEKVLYNNMPTYIDDILPGAIIYNKYDARTKLIEYTLRIPPYVPKHIQFSIEFNNRYTLTNYNEEKVQGNVAYINVNVNQGHKEINGCDFTGKYSNLFTKSFNSITHETKECTIHFTTNNKFAGFACPSNYNIKPNSCFANIYDNKDSQKVKKLSEISANAEYDYIKYNSKGYTLSYVTFNNENKEQNISCQCIGENSTYTINIIFEPFSPRQPMSILRPFIKYVHLKPGTFNKYLRRNK from the coding sequence aaaatttttaatatatggaaatgccaaaatgatataattaaaatatttataaataaaaaaaaaagttataaaaatacgaaaagtatatttaaaatatattgtcaTAATAATGATAGTCCCAAATTAATAAGGAAACTTTTAaatcaattttataattttgtttatgaATTTGTTTATGGAAAATCTATAAAATATCCATCTTGTATCAACTCGATTGGATTCGAATGGCATCTACCAAATGCAGATAgacaaatatatgaatgGAAAATGgttcacaaaaaaaatgggatCAATTCTTGTGAAAATCTGCATCTGAATAATACACTTTGGAATAGCTATTACACTTTTAGAAAAATGCGAAGATTGGATGAACCTGAAGACGATAGTGAATATGATGAAGATGATGAAGATGATGAAGATGATGAAGATGATGAAAAACCAGGCGCAGAATCAGATGTAGAACCAAGTGTAGGATCAGATGAAGAACCATATGAAGAATCAGATGAAGTGatagaaaatgatataaacatcgatcaaataaatgaaaCATACGAATTAGCTAtcgataaaaatatatttgtagaAGGAAGGAAAGGAAATTTTACAGGAGATAATACAAACAATGACTATGTATGTGATTTTAGAAAGCATATAAAAGTAAGTGAATCTAAAGAAAGTGAAAAGGTATGTGAAttgaaaatagtaaaaCCAATAgcaaatataaacataatatGCCCAACAAAAGATTTAGGAAATGGtgaatttgaaaatataacatattttcCTAAAAGAGCTccatatattgttttagaactaactaaaaaaacagaaaaaGAAAGCCAAACAAAattgaaagaaaaaaaaatagctgatttattatatggTACTATCATACCTAAAATAcataatggaaaaaataataattttaatcgCGGATCTATAAGATTTATATTGCCTCCAATTGTTGTTAAGCCTACAAccttttatataatatgtgaTAATTCAAGatccaaaaaaaattcatttagaggaaaaaaaggaattgtaaaaatacaTGTTGCACCTTATGGCAATATTGAAAAAGGATGTAACTACagtaaaaacaaaaatcaCTTATTtggaataaatataaataattatgagaaagaaaaacaaatagatgaaattgaaaatagAAAAGGAAACCTTCcatgtttttttcaattaaatGCAGGGGAAGCTGGAggtattatttttccagAAAACTATAAATCTAGTACATGTTTTGAAGAAGTAGTAGAATATAATCCTAATAAAAACTggaatagaaaaaaaaaagaaataaatgaacTAATAAATGGTGCTATAGTATATAAAAgtgatataaaatataaatattttaatgcAATATACATTGGGATACCTACTAGCTATAGAAAAtcattacatattttttgcaaCATTACAACAACAGATAATAGTTTTCATATGGTTTATCTAAGTATCAATCAAgagataaatatatctgtttttgatttatttgaatCTTTTATAcgattaaataaaatgacaGAAGTAGCTCAAAAAGTTgatcaaaaaaatgaatacaTATGTGATTTTACAAAAAGATTAGATGCACCGcatgataataatgaaaataataaaaaagttattatatgtagaaaaaaactaaaagaatttgatatatttagaTTAAAATGtgattttaataaaacaaaaaataaaaatattggcATGATTCCAGGTTCGTTAAAGGAAAATCAACATGTACTTAAGTTAGACTTAGATGTACAATTCttacttttaaaattatatatgaaattaaattcaaaattatataaatatgtacatGAATATCCAcctctttttatttttccgttaaatataattagtAAATTagaattgaaaaaaaatataatatttaaaaatcataaatatggaaaatattttaatgaatcccctaataaaaatggtttattagtaaatttattaacataCTTAAATTCATTAGATGTATTATCTATGAATACAGAAATAGAGtctataaatatagatgTAAATGATTCTGATCAAAATATTGTAGATATATCATTTCAAGTACCAgcctatatatataataccaATCCATACTATTTTGTGTTTGGATGTAATAATACCAGAGATAATGGGAAAATCGGTATTGTtgaattaattatttcaaaaaatgaagaaatgaTAAAAGGTTGTAATTTTAATTCTGATGCTATAGAACATTTTTCAAACAACATGAGACCGGATGAGACCGAATGTAAAATAGATGCATATCCAAATGATATTATTGGTTTTATTTGCCCCAAAAAACAGAATTTTGTTTCATCCAAGCACGTCCTAGATATAGATGCAGATACAGATGCAGATTTAGAGAATGTGGACGTCAACCCAAATGATTGTTTTGattctataaatatagattctactaaaaaatatatagtgaATGAATTGCCAGGAGCCCAAACATATCGTAACAAGTCAAGAAATATGCCAAGGTATTTTAAAGTGCCATATCATAACAATGAATTAGATGTTATATTTCAGTGCTCATGTGTAATGGGTTCTAAAaccaataaaataatagtaacCGTGAAAGCCTTAAATGGCCAAATCccgaaaaaatatgaaaaaagtgaaataaaaagtagCCCATCAATAGTAGATGGCCCTGTACGTGCGTGTCCTCATAAACAATCTATAGAACCAAAgttaataaaatggaaTAATAAAGATACTGAAACTATAGATAGTTGTAAAATAGATGTAAACAGATTCTATTCGTATGCTCAATTAGCATGCCCaaacaataatttttctatgCATAGCAATATTCAGTTAACTTACAACATATTAAAACCCAATAAAATAgatgaatataaaacttTTAATGAATCTGAATTAAATAATCTAATTCCACATTCAGAAATACTTGTAGATGTAGTAGAAtcaaataatgatataaatgtagatacttataatttatatctattttttccatattatattaaagaaaattatgaaattaATGTTCTTTGTGATAATACTAATACAACATATGAAAGCAAAAAAGgaggaaaatatatttacaatattAAAATCCCCAAAAGGGAAAAGAAAGTTAAAGGATGTAAttttaattcaaataaaaaatctgAAATGTTCGAAAATGGAGAAATCATAAAACTTGATGAAAATACTAATACATGTAAAATAGATGCAAAACCAAAAGATGTAATAGCTTTTGAATGCCCACCTGAAACAATCAAAATTACTAATTGTTTTAAAGATGCTATAAtagataataaattaactAATATATCAACAATTTtacaattaaataataatatatcttcTTGGACTTATGGACATAAAACGAGTTATCTAGAAGTTCCTGCAGTCATTGATGCAGATGCAACGTTAACTTGCATCTGTGTtgacttaaaaaaaatctaTGATATAAAATCTGTATTTAGTCccaaatttttaaatgaaatatataaaaagttaGGTATTGCAAATGGTATTTATACTAAACCTATATTATCTCATAAatcaattaaatataatagtaaattttttgaaaaatataaagaaaataaaataggcaatttttttgattttataaaaaatacaaaaatagcTGAGCCCGATTCAGATccacaaaatattatagaaaacttatttatagaaaattttgataaatatacatctaatataaaacaagATGAATATTACCTAGATAAATATTCAGTATTAAATGGATTTGATGTTTGGGAAAATACATATGATAAAGTTTTAGAAGAAACTATTATAAAAGATATAGAATCATTTGAAAAAAggaattttaaaatatatacattagAAGTTAGTTTAAAATCATCAAAATTAGTTAAACCAATTAAACTTGcagataataaatatgtttgtgacttttcaaaaaacaatttaattGTTCCAGAAAAGGAAATTGGAAATATACCAAAAGATGTGAATTGTTATACTATATTATCACCATTAGATACTTTATATGTTAAATGTCCAACaattaaatcaaaatattcaGAAGCTGAACGGGAAATTGAGGACGAAGACGATGAATATGAAAAGGAGGTTATAGAGCTAATAGATAGACTAGATGTACCAGAAATAGAATCAGATGTAGAAACTGATCCAAATGTACTTTTAGACAAAGAAAAATACACAAAGTACTTCAATAAACTAACACTAAAACCAAAATCGTTCTTCAGCTCAGTgacaaattatttatatgatgtGGAGGAAAAAACTGAAACTGTGTTAAAAGGAGCTATATTTACAGAAATGAAagtcttaaaaaaaagtaaccCATATATATCCTATGCATCTATAATTATACCACCATTTATTGAATCgaatgaaatattaaaagtaGAATGCGATAATACAAGATATAAAGAAGGTGGAAATATTGCTGGATATAATGGAATAGCATATATTGAATTATCTAAACATAAATCCAAAATAAAAGGATGTGATTTTACTCAACATGAAAGCACAATTTTAACAAAAGGGACGAATTCAGTAGAAAAAGATGAAACTTGTAACATAGATGTATATAGTAATGAGCCTTTTGGTATAATGTGTAGTTCTAGTTATAGTTTAGAACctaaaaattgtttttataaaatttatgataaaataaataatgttaaaaattttaaagaattAATACCAAATGCAACTATTCTATCACTAACAAATTCGAAACAAGTTGTTGCGTATGCAAAAGTACCAAGTGactatatgtataaattaaaattttcatgtAAATGTAAAgggaaatataataaagaaaaaactGTGAATATACTACTTAATAATGGAGAACTAGAATATGatgatttaaatattgtaaattcaataaaagccaataatataaacttatgtaatttttttgaaaataatgaattatcTCTTCTTAATACACCTAATAAAATAGTCCTATGCGAAATAAATCCAGATTTATTTTCAGAAGTAATTGCACTATTCCCCATATTAGGAGAAGAAAATTCTGAACAgccaaaatataaaaaatataatacaacACCAGAATTAGAGGTTGAtagtaatataaaatttattggCGACgacaaaataaaacataccTTATCTTCTATATTAAAAGGAGTAATAGGAAATAGAATATTtaactttaaaaaaataaaacaaacaGTTGATGGGCAAACTAAAGGTATAggattttcttttattgtACCTCCAGTTctagaaaatattaatttaaaattccaaattaatgaaaagACAGATGTAGAATCTGTTTTGAAACCAAGAGggttaatttatatatttattaaaaaaaatgtcgatccaaatatattaaaagtaTGTGATTTTACATcaggaaaaataaatctaATTGGAAGTAACGTTCataatttagaaaaaaaatgtaatataaatataagagGAGGAGATATATTTGGAATAATTTGTCCCAAAGGATTTACTCTTTTTCCTAAAGGGTGTTTTAGTAGTGTTATATtggaatattataataattctaaccatgaaaaatatgaaaatattatgaacacaaaaaattatatgaattcTGTTCAggaaattatatataatccaAAACCAAAAGAAATTAAAGAACTATTAGATGAAGGATATAATGATTTAGAAGATATGgaaaatttttcaaatttttcaaatattacAGAAAtcttaaattttaaaaattataatatggGAAATATGAAGTGggattataataaataccGTTCTTCCTCTTATGCACAAGTTCCAGAAACTTTTgatacaattttaaaattttcatgtAGTTGTTACAATCCtcaaaatgaaatatcTGGGCTTATGACAGTTCAATCAGAAAATATAGATTtagcaaataaaaaaacagaccaaacaatatatgaaaataatattattttaccatacaaaaataaagtaaataaaaatctaGAAGCTGTTTcgataaataaaaataattattatgataatcaaaatgatgaatatttttataaaccTGATAGCATTATTGAAAAGTCTaatcattatatatgtgaTTATTCtgatgaatttttttttaattttgttgaaaaaaaaattaaaagaaatatttgtaaaataaatgcaaataaatttgatattATAACTGTTAAATGCCCTTACACCAAAAATGTTAATTCTCAAAAAATCGAGAAAGAACAAGATGTTTCTACTAATATTGAAAACGaaatcattatatattttgatgatactgaatatattacatattttaatgaaaCAGATAAAACAGTTTCtttaaaagatatatatttaaaaaaattttatggaCGAGCAAAAGAGGAATTACaagaattaaatatattatcaataaatccagaaaataataatatttattacccgaaaaatatattaaacgATGTTATCATAAACAATCAAATTGTAAAATTACAATCAGCTTTACCTGgagttatttttttaaataataagacAGATGATAAAGATGAAAACAATCAATTACAAACTGATGGTGAATCTACATTTATAATACCACcctttataaaaaaagattttcattttcaagTTATTTgtggaaaatatataacagaAAATTCGAAGGAAAGTATATCTCTTGGCattgtgtatataaatatatcagctaatttaaatcaaataaatggATGTGATTTTATTAACCCAGAAAATAGTAGTgattctatttttattcataaaaaaaatgaaacaaaCAATTTAATATGCGAAATTGAGTTAGTCCCTAATAGAATAGTAGGAATAAATTGCcctaataaaaaattaaaaccagaaaattgttttagtcagatgtattatattaatgaatCTGAGTTTAATGGGTCTATTGAATTACTCAATGATTCTACAAATAAAGTTGATATCACAAatcttataaaaaatacagtgtcgataaataatataaaaagaagTAATAATACATACTCCTATTTAATATTACCAAATTATATAGATTTAGATGCGAATATTGataaattgtttatttgCACATGTAATGATAAATACAttgcaaaaataaaaactgaCCCCGAATCTATTAAAGcagaaaataaacataaaacTGAAACAAGATATTGTGAATACGATTATATCAACAAAATATCTAGATGTAACATTATGGAAGGAATGGAAACTAATGTCTCTGATATAAATTCAGCAGTTATAACATATTATTCTAGCTTATCTAGATGGGATAgattaataattaaatatccTACATctaacaaatttttatttgaaagCAGTTTTGTGAATCCATtcaatttaaaagaaaaggTTTTATACAATAATATGCCAACATATATTGATGATATATTACCAGGAGctatcatatataataaatatgatgcACGAACAAAATTAATTGAATATACATTAAGAATACCTCCATATGTACCTAAGCATATTCAATTTTCAATCGAATTTAACAATAGATATACACtaacaaattataatgaagaaaaagtACAAGGGAATGTTGCTTATATTAATGTAAATGTGAATCAAGGtcataaagaaataaatggTTGTGACTTTACAGGAAAATATTCAAACTTGTTTACTAAATCATTTAATTCTATAACGCATGAAACTAAAGAATGTACAATACATTTCACAACCAATAACAAATTTGCGGGATTTGCATGTCCAAGTAactataatataaaaccAAATAGTTGTTTTGctaatatttatgataataaagattcacaaaaagttaaaaaattatctgAAATATCAGCCAATGCAGaatatgattatataaaatataattctaAAGGTTATACACTTTCGTATGTTACATtcaataatgaaaataaagaacaaaatatttcatgCCAATGTATTGGAGAAAATTCAACTTAtactattaatattatatttgagCCCTTTTCACCACGCCAACCTATGAGCATATTACGTCCATTCATAAAATACGTTCATTTGAAACCTGGGACATTCAATAAATACTTAAGAAGAAACAAATGA
- a CDS encoding patatin-like phospholipase, putative, with protein MSNGEDGNIYMYSDLFNSNLSDNENENIYEKDIKKKNVVYTNDGYLQHGENEYSKLRAENSTILNNYFNNEHIKHSDHDTNANTSWNDIIIFPVNKKYTLKLFEGELSENKHTIKLRKNGFYCIALENNNDGKWDTIYFGFSKMQIELSYKLIVKENSINEEGKGKEKEHTRNDQTSILGKNKQSSNEENNKSIPEEINSISDVSDELIDMYRYSFEKSEEKFDEKITDSMKGRSNNIISNKNKLKNKNSNHHYNYMMKNKYNSRLVHDNHNTIETFRCTFNNESKIRVSANAKKYIYLYSKDPDTYLNIFVRTHMALGMCIMCKYSLLYCGKQNKIPDDPYVPFRKPVSILSLDSGGVLATSTLIVLTRIEHELRKELGNDTINLIDCFDMVCGTSAGGLISLALLEGYSLQEISALLPFIMEKTFEGNRNIISGIFFEGYDINNVKELFMEHIGNKFLASCKNLYCFVTATDVKHNPYKLFLLRNYTHKYNAINGESYGGLNKIPLWLAAWATASAPTYLKGPNEDDFKKYGFNIKPEIHLVDGALKASNPALIALEECARLNNKALPNFIHDDLDTLVSIGTGHSPMKLTKSGNDSSKTASTFEILINSAHLLTRANDTHREVLHWLSEKENTYFRFNVPYIGDINIDSRNTNDFDFISKSTRDYLTDEKYYDIKYLVRKLANNYIRSRYT; from the exons atgagcaATGGGGAAGATGGAAATATTTACATGTATTCagatttatttaattcaaatttaagtgataatgaaaatgaaaatatatatgaaaaagatataaaaaaaaaaaatgtagtTTATACGAATGATGGCTATTTACAACATGGAGAAAATGAGTATAGTAAACTTAGAGCAGAAAATTCtacaattttaaataattattttaataatgaaCATATAAAACATTCAGATCATGATACAAATGCTAATACATCTTGGaatgatattattatattcccagtaaataaaaaatatactctaaaattatttgaaggTGAATTGTCTGAAAATAAACACACAATAAAATTGAGAAAAAATGGATTTTATTGTATCGCTTTGGAGAATAACAATGAT GGAAAATGGGATACCATATATTTCGGTTTCTCAAAAATGCAAATCGAACTAAGTTATAAATTGATAGTAAAAGAAAATTCAATAAATGAAGAAGGAAaaggaaaagaaaaagaacaTACAAGAAATGATCAAACATCAATTTTgggaaaaaataagcaaagttcaaatgaagaaaataataaaagcaTACCAGAGGAAATTAATTCAATTTCAGATGTAAGTGATGAACTTATTGATATGTATAGATATTCTTTCGAAAAATCTGAAGAAAaatttgatgaaaaaataacagATTCTATGAAAGGAAgaagtaataatattattagtaataaaaataaattaaaaaataaaaattcaaatcatcactataattatatgatgaaaaataaatataattctaGATTGGTTCACGATAATCATAACACTATAGAAACATTTAGATGTActtttaataatgaaaGCAAAATCAGAGTTTCAGcaaatgcaaaaaaatatatatatttatatagtaAAGATCCAGATACATacttaaatatttttgtacgTACTCATATGGCTCTAGGAATGTGTATTATGTGTAAATACTCTTTGCTTTATTGTGgcaaacaaaataaaattcctGATGATCCATACGTCCCATTTAGAAAGCC GGTGTCTATTCTATCTCTTGACAGTGGGGGAGTATTGGCAACATCGACACTTATCGTTTTGACTCGAATCGAACACGAATTGAGAAAAGAACTGGGAAATGATactataaatttaatagaTTGTTTTGATATGGTTTGTGGAACAAGTGCAGGTGGACTTATAAGCTTAGCATTATTGGAAGGATATTCTTTACAAGAAATTTCAGCATTATTACCTTTTATTATGGAAAAAACATTTGAAGGAAATAGGAATATAATATCAGGTATATTTTTCGAAGGGtatgatattaataatgtTAAAGAATTATTCATGGAGCATATTGGAAATAAGTTTCTAGCTTCATgcaaaaatttatattgcTTTGTAACAGCAACAGATGTGAAACATAAtccatataaattatttttattaagaaattatacacataaatataatgctATAAATGGAGAGTCATATGGAGggttaaataaaattccaTTATGGCTAGCTGCATGGGCAACGGCATCTGCTCCAACATATTTAAAAGGCCCCAATGAAGacgattttaaaaaatatggttTTAATATAAAGCCAGAAATCCATTTAGTTGATGGTGCATTAAAAGCAAGTAACCCAGCATTAATTGCATTAGAAGAGTGTGCAAGGTTAAACAATAAAGCTCTTCCAAATTTTATACATGATGATTTAGATACCTTAGTGTCTATTGGAACTGGGCATTCGCCTATGAAATTGACTAAATCTGGTAATGATAGTAGTAAAACTGCGTCTActtttgaaatattaattaattcaGCTCATTTACTAACACGCGCTAACGATACGCATAGAGAAGTATTACATTGGCTTtctgaaaaagaaaatacatattttcGATTTAATGTACCATATATAGGAGatattaatatagataGCCGAAATACTAATGATTTTGATTTCATTTCTAAATCCACACGTGATTATTTAACtgatgaaaaatattatgatattaaatatttagtTCGTAAGCTAgctaataattatattcgCTCCCGATATACATAG
- a CDS encoding exosome complex component MTR3, putative codes for MSHYRAPLPHFNFKSKIEKCDEEFQKNGNFKRINNRKNNEIRDMFIKLGENGYSDASCFYSLGNTKILCLIYGPKPDSKNTTYNKGKVLLEIKNLNMEISEASDKSDEDIKNLLMECISNIIILEKYPQCSITIKCLIIQNDGGCLSAALTCISLALVKAQIQMRDMIISITINSIICPNTKRVFHLVDLDKLEEEYYRSKYEMNTITLGICLNLRTVCFFHGFGSFFNNKTLAEVIGYAEGACRSLGCEIKNTLKKFITKDKAGTSALSS; via the exons ATGTCTCATTATAGAGCGCCATTACctcattttaattttaaaagtaaaattgaaaaatgtGATGAAGAATTCCAGAAAAATGGCAACTTTAAACGGATAAATAATCGCAAGAACAATGAAATTAGGGATATGT ttATAAAATTAGGGGAAAATGGATATTCAGACGCTTCATGTTTTTATTCCTTAGGAAACACAAAAATTCTATGCCTAAT ATATGGCCCAAAACCGGATTCAAAAAATACGACATATAATAAGGGAAAAGTTTTacttgaaataaaaaatcttAATATGGAAATTTCTGAAGCTAGCGATAag agTGATGAAGATATAAAGAATTTATTGATGGAATGCATatcaaatattattattttagaaaaatatcCCCAATGTTCCATAACCATAAAATGtttaataattcaaaatgaTGGCG gaTGTTTGAGTGCCGCATTAACATGCATTTCGCTTGCCCTGGTCAAGGCACAAATACAAATGCGGGATATGATTATATCTATAACcata AATTCGATAATTTGCCCCAATACCAAAAGAGTTTTTCATCTTGTTGACTTGGATAAATTG gAGGAGGAATATTACCGAAGTAAATACGAAATGAATACCATAACATTGGGAATATGCTTAAATTTGAGGActgtttgtttttttcatggATTTGGAAGTTtctttaataataaaacattagCAGAA GTTATTGGATATGCTGAGGGGGCTTGTAGATCTTTGGGatgtgaaataaaaaatactttaaaaaaatttatcacAAAAGATAAAGCAGGAACTAGCGCCTTATCAAGTTAA